A portion of the Streptomyces sp. NBC_00376 genome contains these proteins:
- a CDS encoding ABC transporter ATP-binding protein — MTMPEQYATKAGAPAPDAATKVGTPAPAASPAVALSDVAVRFRSRKRDVTALRGVSLDVAPGEFVAIVGPSGCGKSTLLKLVAGLLKPSSGEVRLGGEQVHGVRHDIGYVFQRAALLEWRSARRNILLQAEIRKMPPAQARDRVDELIRMTGLGGFEDAYPHELSGGMQQRVALCRALLHEPPVLLMDEPFGALDALTREQLNMELNRIWRETRTTVLLVTHSISEAVYLADRVVVMSPRPGTISEIIEVGLGAEREYGETLGRPEFRDAAARVRDLLGAASAHD; from the coding sequence ATGACGATGCCCGAGCAGTACGCGACGAAAGCCGGAGCACCGGCCCCCGACGCCGCGACGAAAGTCGGGACGCCGGCCCCCGCCGCCTCACCGGCGGTCGCCCTGTCCGACGTGGCGGTCCGGTTCCGCAGCAGGAAACGTGACGTCACCGCATTGCGCGGAGTGTCGCTGGACGTGGCGCCCGGCGAGTTCGTGGCCATCGTCGGGCCCTCCGGGTGCGGCAAGTCGACCCTGCTCAAGCTGGTCGCCGGACTGCTGAAACCGTCCTCGGGCGAGGTCCGGCTCGGTGGCGAACAGGTCCACGGGGTGCGGCACGACATCGGTTACGTGTTCCAGCGCGCCGCCCTCCTGGAGTGGCGCTCGGCGCGCCGGAACATCCTGCTCCAGGCCGAGATCCGGAAGATGCCCCCGGCGCAGGCGCGCGACCGGGTGGACGAGCTGATCCGGATGACGGGCCTGGGCGGTTTCGAGGACGCGTATCCGCACGAGCTCTCCGGCGGAATGCAGCAGCGGGTGGCACTGTGCCGGGCACTGCTGCACGAACCCCCGGTGCTCCTGATGGACGAGCCGTTCGGCGCCCTCGACGCGCTCACCCGAGAGCAGCTGAACATGGAGCTGAACCGCATCTGGCGGGAGACCCGCACCACCGTCCTGCTGGTCACGCACTCCATCTCGGAGGCCGTCTACCTGGCCGACCGGGTGGTCGTGATGAGCCCGCGCCCCGGCACGATCTCGGAGATCATCGAGGTGGGGCTGGGCGCGGAACGGGAGTACGGCGAAACGCTGGGCCGCCCGGAGTTCCGCGACGCGGCGGCCCGCGTCCGCGATCTGCTGGGGGCGGCCTCCGCACACGACTGA
- a CDS encoding ABC transporter substrate-binding protein, which produces MHARRLLIGVVPLVLAATACGGNDASTTSESGKKLDEVTLTLNWYPYGEHAPFYYGRQQKIFEKHGIDLNIQAGQGSQKTVQATAAGQTDFGWADTPALLAGVDQGVQVKSLGVFLQTTPASVQSFDAEGISSPAGLKGKTIAGTAGDALSKTFPIFLKKNGLGESDVRVQNTDPAGKIAAVISGKTDGLLGYASDQGPTMQDKAGKQVSYLRFSENGLNFYSNGLLAGQKILASRSELAGRMVKAVSESWAAAAKAPGPAVAAMDGASEQLPPKTVLAEQFATTLTLLHTPSTEGKAPGVNNEADWQQTIDVFAEAGMVSKPKAVAEYWDERTALKG; this is translated from the coding sequence ATGCATGCGCGCAGACTCCTGATCGGTGTCGTCCCCCTCGTCCTGGCGGCCACGGCCTGCGGTGGCAACGACGCGTCCACCACCAGCGAATCGGGCAAGAAGCTGGACGAGGTCACGCTGACCCTCAACTGGTACCCGTACGGCGAACACGCGCCGTTCTACTACGGCAGGCAACAGAAGATCTTCGAGAAGCACGGCATCGATCTGAACATCCAAGCGGGCCAGGGCTCGCAGAAGACGGTGCAGGCCACCGCCGCGGGGCAGACAGACTTCGGCTGGGCCGACACGCCCGCGCTGCTCGCCGGTGTGGACCAGGGCGTCCAGGTGAAGAGCCTCGGGGTCTTCCTCCAGACCACCCCGGCATCGGTGCAGTCCTTCGACGCCGAAGGGATCAGCTCCCCGGCCGGCCTCAAGGGGAAGACCATCGCAGGGACCGCCGGTGACGCGCTCTCCAAGACCTTCCCGATCTTCCTGAAGAAGAACGGCCTCGGCGAGTCCGACGTCCGGGTCCAGAACACCGACCCGGCGGGCAAGATCGCCGCAGTCATCTCCGGAAAGACCGACGGACTGCTCGGCTACGCCAGCGACCAGGGCCCCACCATGCAGGACAAGGCCGGGAAACAGGTCTCCTATCTGCGGTTCTCCGAGAACGGGCTGAACTTCTACTCCAACGGGCTGCTCGCCGGCCAGAAGATCCTCGCGTCCAGGTCCGAACTCGCCGGGCGCATGGTGAAGGCCGTCAGCGAGTCCTGGGCGGCCGCCGCGAAGGCCCCCGGGCCCGCGGTCGCGGCGATGGACGGGGCCTCGGAGCAACTGCCGCCGAAGACGGTCCTGGCCGAACAGTTCGCAACGACGCTCACCCTGCTGCACACCCCGTCGACCGAGGGGAAGGCACCCGGGGTGAACAACGAGGCGGACTGGCAGCAGACCATCGATGTCTTCGCCGAGGCCGGCATGGTGAGCAAGCCGAAGGCCGTCGCGGAGTACTGGGACGAGAGGACGGCGCTGAAGGGATGA
- a CDS encoding ABC transporter permease → MSQSALTKSPPETTGVVRRAGPSVGERFARAAEQSWRPVALLLACFAVWWVISAAELVKPYLVPSPGATLDVLTGKADYLWQHTWVTTYETLLGFLIAVAVGVLAAVVMVYSSTVERTLYPVLLFAQVVPKIAIAPLFVVWLGFGIGPKILIAVLIAFFPVVISMVTGLKAVDPEMLQLSATMGARPWQTFLKIRFPASLPHLFSGLKVAVTLAVTGAVVGEFVGANEGLGYVILQANGNLDTPMLFAGLLVMSLIGVALFVAVEIAETLLLPWHASRRDTSATTTY, encoded by the coding sequence GTGAGCCAGAGCGCGTTGACCAAAAGTCCACCCGAGACGACGGGAGTTGTCCGGCGGGCCGGACCCTCGGTGGGGGAGCGGTTCGCGCGGGCGGCCGAGCAGAGCTGGCGCCCCGTAGCCCTGCTGCTCGCCTGTTTCGCCGTTTGGTGGGTGATCTCCGCGGCTGAGCTGGTGAAGCCCTATCTCGTACCTTCCCCCGGCGCGACCCTCGACGTCCTGACCGGCAAGGCCGACTACCTCTGGCAGCACACCTGGGTGACCACGTACGAGACACTCCTCGGATTCCTGATCGCCGTGGCAGTCGGCGTCCTGGCCGCGGTGGTCATGGTGTACTCCTCGACCGTCGAGCGCACCCTCTACCCAGTTCTGCTGTTCGCCCAGGTCGTGCCGAAGATCGCGATCGCACCGCTGTTCGTCGTCTGGCTCGGCTTCGGGATCGGACCGAAGATCCTCATCGCCGTGCTCATCGCCTTCTTCCCCGTGGTGATCTCCATGGTCACCGGTCTCAAGGCGGTCGACCCGGAGATGCTCCAGCTGTCGGCGACGATGGGTGCCAGGCCCTGGCAGACCTTCCTCAAGATCCGCTTCCCGGCCTCGCTCCCGCACCTGTTCTCCGGCCTCAAGGTCGCGGTCACCCTGGCCGTCACCGGCGCGGTCGTCGGTGAGTTCGTCGGCGCCAACGAAGGCCTGGGTTATGTGATCCTCCAGGCCAACGGCAACCTGGACACCCCGATGCTCTTCGCCGGACTGCTCGTGATGTCCCTCATCGGGGTCGCCCTCTTCGTAGCCGTGGAGATCGCCGAAACGCTGCTGCTCCCGTGGCACGCCAGCCGCCGGGACACCTCCGCCACCACCACGTACTGA
- a CDS encoding LacI family DNA-binding transcriptional regulator, whose amino-acid sequence MTLDAVAREAGVSLATASRALNGTARVREDLRERVQVAAGRLGYIPNAHAQALAGSTNNRTVGLICHDVSDPYFAAVSSGVMRAAAERDLLVMLASTFREPAREIAYVSMLRAQRARAILLIGSGIQDRAWERALDAELAPYVRLGGRVAVVSRHRSLRVDTVQPENRAGAAALARTLAGLGHRSFAVLTGPPELTTVSDRLTGFRQGLAEAGIGLGRVVEGTFTRDGGYAAARRLLACGGPRPTCVFAVTDVMAVGALAALKEAGLRVPEDVSLAGFDDIPLVRELSPALTTVALPLTAMGEDVIALALRERTAGQRARVVRVAGEVVVRASTATPPVGV is encoded by the coding sequence GTGACGCTCGACGCCGTGGCCCGGGAGGCCGGCGTCTCCCTCGCCACCGCCTCACGTGCGCTCAACGGCACGGCACGGGTGCGGGAGGATCTGCGCGAGCGGGTACAAGTGGCGGCCGGAAGACTCGGGTACATCCCCAACGCCCATGCCCAGGCGCTCGCCGGTTCCACCAACAACCGTACGGTGGGCCTGATCTGTCATGACGTCAGCGATCCCTACTTCGCCGCCGTGTCGAGCGGTGTGATGCGGGCCGCGGCCGAGCGGGACCTGCTGGTGATGCTGGCCTCCACCTTCCGGGAACCGGCCCGGGAGATCGCCTATGTGTCGATGCTCCGGGCCCAGCGCGCACGGGCGATCCTGCTCATCGGCTCCGGCATCCAGGACCGGGCGTGGGAGCGGGCCCTGGACGCCGAGCTGGCGCCGTACGTCCGCCTCGGCGGGCGGGTGGCCGTGGTCAGTCGGCACCGCAGTCTGCGGGTGGACACCGTGCAGCCGGAGAACCGGGCGGGTGCGGCGGCCCTGGCCCGGACGCTGGCGGGGCTCGGGCATCGCTCGTTCGCGGTGCTCACCGGGCCGCCCGAGCTCACCACGGTCTCCGACCGGCTCACGGGATTCCGGCAGGGGCTCGCGGAGGCGGGGATCGGCCTCGGCCGGGTCGTGGAGGGGACGTTCACCCGCGACGGCGGGTACGCGGCGGCCCGCCGGTTGCTGGCCTGCGGCGGGCCGCGGCCGACCTGTGTGTTCGCGGTCACCGATGTGATGGCGGTGGGTGCTCTCGCCGCGCTGAAGGAGGCGGGACTCCGCGTGCCGGAGGATGTCTCGCTGGCCGGGTTCGACGACATTCCGCTGGTGCGGGAGCTGTCACCAGCGCTCACCACGGTGGCGCTGCCGCTGACCGCGATGGGAGAGGACGTGATCGCGCTGGCCCTGCGGGAACGGACGGCGGGGCAGCGGGCCCGGGTGGTGCGGGTGGCGGGCGAGGTGGTGGTGCGGGCGAGCACGGCGACGCCGCCGGTCGGGGTGTGA
- a CDS encoding right-handed parallel beta-helix repeat-containing protein: MNRHSLNVVRGIAAAASAAFLAALLVAPTAQAAPGARTLYAAPDGHGTSCTVARPCTPEGARDRARTDAGHDVRVLLKNGTYQLDQPLRLGAADSGKDGHTVTWSAAPGARPVLSGGQDITGWQQNTDGTWTAEVPSGVTPRQLFVDGRRATRARGEACAASTCDATKTGMTGAVATGIADWQRPTDAEAVIRVRWRNYHCRITAVNGDVMTFARPCWTNSASGTNRTGPAWDSTTVDSTRYSGVAFFENAPELLDQPGEFVWNSKDRTVTYLPRKGENMRHARAVTPHTEQLLVVDGAHDITVSGIGFAYAAYRQPGTDEGYAGMQAGLTLTGATGPVDHAGRFYTKPSAAVTVRGGQRVSIDNARFNRLGGAGAILEAGTKDSSVTRSSFTDLSSGAVYVGDTEPMPSAALAGERNTVAYNTITRSGVEYTDSVGIWAGYEAGLTVDHNSLDHLPYSGISVGWGWNQPESQKSVLRDNKVTDNRITDVMEVAQAQHDGGAIYTQGSQPGTVVSGNYINRSAFGNTERDGNGIYLDEQSSHILVEKNVITRIGYKWVSNWADYGIQNTARGNWTDTAAPALGGTGSVMTDNLTGLDRLPAEALAVARRAGAHGGPVEQLRADLARTGTATQSSTEGTAGATLALDGDTNTDTRTLSEAGAWWQVDLGGERHIRQIEIWNNSSSTTADFDVVTDDGTIHVSGKALRPTVLDLDSRTRTVKIVTSGTGRVALSQVLVHP, encoded by the coding sequence GTGAACCGCCACTCCCTGAACGTCGTACGAGGAATCGCCGCTGCCGCCTCCGCCGCCTTCCTGGCCGCACTGCTCGTCGCCCCCACCGCCCAGGCCGCACCCGGTGCCCGCACCCTGTACGCGGCCCCGGACGGACACGGCACCTCCTGTACGGTCGCCCGCCCCTGCACCCCCGAGGGCGCCCGCGACCGGGCCCGCACCGACGCCGGCCACGACGTCCGCGTACTCCTGAAGAACGGCACGTACCAGCTCGACCAGCCCCTGCGGCTCGGCGCCGCCGACTCCGGGAAGGACGGCCACACCGTCACCTGGAGCGCGGCGCCCGGCGCCCGCCCCGTCCTCTCCGGCGGACAGGACATCACCGGCTGGCAGCAGAACACCGACGGCACCTGGACCGCCGAGGTCCCGTCCGGCGTCACCCCGCGCCAGCTCTTCGTCGACGGCAGGCGTGCCACCCGCGCCCGCGGCGAGGCCTGCGCGGCGAGCACCTGCGACGCCACGAAGACCGGCATGACCGGTGCGGTCGCCACGGGCATCGCCGACTGGCAGCGTCCCACCGACGCCGAAGCCGTCATCCGGGTCCGCTGGCGCAACTACCACTGCCGGATCACGGCCGTGAACGGCGATGTCATGACCTTCGCCCGGCCCTGCTGGACCAACTCGGCGAGCGGCACGAACCGCACCGGCCCCGCCTGGGACTCCACCACGGTCGACTCCACCCGCTACAGCGGCGTCGCCTTCTTCGAGAACGCCCCCGAACTTCTCGACCAGCCTGGCGAGTTCGTCTGGAACTCGAAGGACCGCACCGTCACCTACCTGCCGCGCAAGGGCGAGAACATGCGCCACGCGCGGGCCGTCACCCCGCACACCGAACAGCTGCTCGTCGTCGACGGCGCCCATGACATCACCGTCAGCGGGATCGGCTTCGCGTACGCGGCGTACCGGCAGCCCGGGACCGACGAGGGCTACGCGGGCATGCAGGCCGGCCTCACCCTGACCGGAGCCACCGGCCCCGTCGACCACGCCGGCCGCTTCTACACCAAGCCGTCCGCCGCGGTGACGGTCCGCGGCGGACAGCGCGTCAGCATCGACAACGCCCGGTTCAACCGGCTCGGCGGGGCGGGCGCGATCCTCGAAGCGGGCACCAAGGACAGCTCCGTGACCCGCTCGTCCTTCACCGACCTGTCCTCCGGCGCCGTCTACGTGGGCGACACCGAGCCCATGCCGTCGGCGGCGCTCGCGGGGGAGCGGAACACCGTCGCGTACAACACCATCACCCGCTCCGGCGTCGAGTACACCGACTCGGTGGGCATCTGGGCCGGGTACGAGGCCGGGCTGACCGTCGACCACAACAGCCTGGACCACCTCCCGTACTCCGGGATCTCGGTCGGCTGGGGCTGGAACCAGCCCGAGTCGCAGAAGTCCGTCCTGCGTGACAACAAGGTGACGGACAACCGGATCACCGACGTCATGGAGGTCGCTCAGGCGCAGCACGACGGCGGGGCGATCTACACCCAGGGCTCGCAGCCGGGCACGGTCGTCTCCGGCAACTACATCAACCGTTCCGCCTTCGGGAACACCGAGCGCGACGGCAACGGCATCTACCTCGACGAACAGTCCTCGCACATCCTCGTCGAGAAGAACGTCATCACCCGCATCGGCTACAAGTGGGTGTCGAACTGGGCGGACTACGGCATCCAGAACACCGCCCGCGGCAACTGGACCGACACCGCCGCGCCCGCCCTCGGCGGCACCGGCTCGGTCATGACGGACAACCTCACCGGCCTGGACCGGCTGCCGGCCGAGGCGCTGGCCGTCGCGCGCCGGGCAGGAGCCCACGGCGGTCCGGTCGAGCAGCTGCGCGCCGACCTGGCCCGCACCGGCACCGCCACCCAGTCCTCCACCGAGGGCACGGCGGGGGCGACACTCGCCCTGGACGGCGACACCAACACGGACACCCGCACACTGTCCGAGGCGGGCGCCTGGTGGCAGGTCGACCTGGGCGGCGAGCGGCACATCCGCCAGATCGAGATCTGGAACAACTCCTCGTCCACGACCGCCGACTTCGACGTGGTCACGGACGACGGAACGATCCACGTCAGTGGGAAGGCACTGCGCCCGACCGTCCTGGACCTGGACAGCCGCACCCGCACGGTGAAGATCGTGACGTCCGGCACCGGACGCGTGGCACTGTCCCAGGTGCTCGTCCACCCGTAG
- a CDS encoding M1 family metallopeptidase, translated as MTTRRSALKLGGAAVAAAVAVPALGSTALAQPHGFDPKPGSDGVGDPLFPTLGNGGYQVVHYDLTFDFTPVTYDFTAVVRINAKATQDLSAFNLDTDGHTIDSVTVAGRPATWALAPGKSGQELTVTPDRPLHNGQAFTAEVRYRGNGKAPRLGLTGWKFGTDGGFASAAQSSRADTFLPCNDTPSDKATWTFHISAPQGYVAAANGELLHKTPRSDGSTVWHFALRERMATELIGIAVVKGTYLYGTSHRGLPLRHIVPQGQEDKYGPIVARTADHLAWLEAKFGRYPFSVYGVHIYDGYTDALENQTLSLFSTNWFKLNANGQPGYETTMVHELVHQWFGDSVTPDDWQQAWLNEGPAVYYAGLYGEERGWSVFEDKMKATYEKLDAVRAADGPPGLPKALGGTNIYDGGALVLYALSLRIGQRKFDRVMREWVKRFKDSTYTSEAFIRHTVDVTGDKSLDPFLRDWLFGAVNPPMPGHPDWKATA; from the coding sequence GTGACGACGCGACGCTCGGCCCTGAAGCTCGGCGGTGCGGCGGTCGCCGCAGCCGTCGCCGTACCCGCACTCGGTTCGACCGCCCTCGCACAGCCGCACGGCTTCGACCCGAAGCCAGGCTCCGACGGCGTCGGCGACCCGCTCTTCCCGACCCTCGGCAACGGCGGCTACCAGGTCGTCCACTACGACCTGACCTTCGACTTCACCCCGGTCACCTACGACTTCACCGCCGTGGTGCGGATCAACGCCAAGGCCACCCAGGACCTCTCCGCGTTCAACCTGGACACCGACGGCCACACCATCGACTCCGTCACCGTCGCCGGCCGCCCCGCGACCTGGGCGCTCGCGCCCGGCAAGAGCGGGCAGGAACTCACCGTCACTCCCGACCGACCGCTCCACAACGGCCAGGCGTTCACCGCCGAGGTCCGCTACCGGGGCAACGGCAAGGCACCCCGACTCGGCCTGACCGGCTGGAAGTTCGGCACGGACGGCGGCTTCGCCTCCGCCGCCCAGTCCTCCCGTGCCGACACCTTCCTGCCCTGCAACGACACCCCGTCCGACAAGGCGACGTGGACCTTCCACATCAGCGCCCCGCAGGGCTATGTCGCCGCCGCCAACGGCGAGCTCCTCCACAAGACCCCGCGCAGCGACGGCTCCACCGTCTGGCACTTCGCCCTGCGCGAGCGCATGGCGACCGAACTCATCGGCATCGCCGTCGTCAAGGGCACCTACCTCTACGGCACCAGCCACCGCGGACTCCCGCTGCGCCACATCGTCCCCCAGGGCCAGGAGGACAAGTACGGGCCGATCGTCGCCCGTACCGCAGACCATCTGGCGTGGCTGGAGGCCAAGTTCGGCCGCTACCCGTTCTCCGTCTACGGCGTGCACATCTACGACGGCTACACCGACGCCCTGGAGAACCAGACCCTCTCCCTGTTCTCCACCAACTGGTTCAAGCTCAACGCCAACGGCCAGCCCGGCTACGAGACCACGATGGTCCACGAACTGGTCCACCAGTGGTTCGGCGACTCCGTCACCCCCGACGACTGGCAGCAGGCATGGCTCAACGAGGGCCCCGCCGTGTACTACGCCGGTCTGTACGGCGAGGAGCGCGGCTGGTCGGTCTTCGAGGACAAGATGAAGGCGACGTACGAGAAGCTCGACGCGGTCCGCGCCGCCGACGGCCCGCCCGGACTGCCCAAGGCGCTCGGCGGCACCAACATCTACGACGGCGGCGCCCTCGTCCTGTACGCCCTCAGCCTCCGGATCGGTCAACGGAAGTTCGACCGGGTCATGCGCGAGTGGGTGAAGCGCTTCAAGGACTCCACGTACACCAGCGAGGCCTTCATCCGGCACACCGTCGACGTCACCGGCGACAAGTCCCTCGACCCGTTCCTGCGCGACTGGCTCTTCGGAGCCGTGAACCCGCCCATGCCCGGCCACCCCGACTGGAAGGCCACCGCGTGA
- a CDS encoding extracellular solute-binding protein: protein MSSSTPINRRALFRMGAGVGLGLAAAPLLAACGDGGTTAKAEAKSASLLPSTAVRNIGLNPDLAGTAAGVPQGYFSYPAKPLRATKGTPLKGAKPISATMETFSPPPPSRGSNAAWQEIEKLLGGQVNITAVPADDYGTKFSTMVASDSLPDIFMYPETGGVDNKAAFLQAKCADLTPYLAGDKVKNYPNLAAIPKAAWQAAIFGGKLYGIPIARTGTGGAGFYRHDLFEEVGVTSLDQITDLDRLVEVCKELTRPKKDQYAIIAGATSMLAMSAGAPSIWRLDEKTGKFTLDLETPEYRKAVETARLLYKAGCYYPGTLQMSGAQKAQYTDMFKNGKGAYVLDGMPSYLAPGVGYVAAMKAIDKKYDPRPFVPVGKDAVAWMDNVSLQNTHIKKASGDRVKEILALADFAASPFGSQEYTLINYGVEGKDFTRDAKGNPALTKQGTQDVTVPWKFMASAVPAIFSADSEQGVRHVHDTFSKMIPMLVPDPVLQYSSPTWDSKGTGSLNTLKGDGLKDIIAGRKPMSAYDQLLKDYLAKGGEQARGEFEEAFQKGKK from the coding sequence GTGTCGAGCTCCACCCCCATCAACCGCAGAGCGCTGTTCCGCATGGGTGCGGGCGTCGGTCTGGGACTGGCCGCCGCCCCGCTGCTCGCCGCCTGCGGCGACGGCGGCACGACCGCGAAGGCAGAGGCCAAGAGCGCCTCGTTGCTGCCCAGCACCGCGGTTCGCAACATCGGCCTCAACCCCGACCTGGCGGGCACCGCGGCCGGCGTTCCGCAGGGCTACTTCAGCTACCCGGCCAAGCCGCTGCGCGCCACGAAGGGCACCCCGCTCAAGGGGGCGAAGCCGATCAGCGCGACGATGGAGACCTTCTCCCCGCCGCCTCCCTCGCGCGGCAGCAACGCCGCCTGGCAGGAGATCGAGAAGCTTCTCGGCGGCCAGGTGAACATCACCGCCGTCCCCGCCGACGACTACGGCACCAAGTTCTCCACCATGGTCGCCAGCGACAGCCTGCCCGACATCTTCATGTATCCCGAGACCGGAGGCGTCGACAACAAGGCCGCCTTCCTCCAGGCCAAGTGTGCCGATCTGACCCCGTACCTCGCCGGGGACAAGGTCAAGAACTACCCGAACCTGGCGGCGATCCCGAAGGCCGCCTGGCAGGCCGCGATCTTCGGCGGGAAGCTCTACGGCATCCCGATCGCCAGGACCGGCACCGGTGGCGCGGGCTTCTACCGCCACGACCTGTTCGAGGAAGTCGGCGTCACCAGCCTGGACCAGATCACCGACCTCGACCGTCTCGTCGAGGTCTGCAAGGAACTGACCCGGCCCAAGAAGGACCAGTACGCCATCATCGCGGGCGCCACCAGCATGCTCGCCATGTCCGCGGGGGCGCCCAGCATCTGGCGGCTGGACGAGAAGACCGGCAAGTTCACCCTGGACCTGGAGACCCCGGAGTACCGCAAGGCGGTGGAGACCGCCCGGCTGCTGTACAAGGCCGGCTGCTACTACCCGGGCACCCTCCAGATGTCCGGGGCGCAGAAGGCCCAGTACACGGACATGTTCAAGAACGGCAAGGGCGCCTACGTCCTCGACGGCATGCCCAGCTACCTGGCGCCCGGAGTCGGTTACGTCGCCGCCATGAAGGCGATCGACAAGAAGTACGACCCGCGCCCGTTCGTGCCGGTCGGCAAGGACGCCGTCGCCTGGATGGACAACGTCTCGCTCCAGAACACCCACATCAAGAAGGCGTCCGGGGACCGCGTCAAGGAGATCCTGGCCCTCGCCGACTTCGCCGCGTCCCCGTTCGGCAGCCAGGAGTACACGCTCATCAACTACGGCGTGGAGGGCAAGGACTTCACCCGCGACGCCAAGGGCAACCCGGCGCTCACCAAGCAGGGCACCCAGGACGTCACCGTGCCCTGGAAGTTCATGGCCTCCGCCGTCCCGGCCATCTTCAGCGCCGACTCGGAGCAGGGTGTCCGGCACGTCCACGACACCTTCAGCAAGATGATCCCGATGCTGGTGCCGGACCCGGTGCTTCAGTACTCCTCGCCCACCTGGGACTCCAAGGGCACCGGCAGCCTCAACACGCTGAAGGGCGACGGGCTGAAGGACATCATCGCCGGCCGCAAGCCCATGTCCGCCTACGACCAGCTCCTCAAGGACTACCTGGCCAAGGGCGGCGAGCAGGCCCGCGGCGAGTTCGAGGAAGCCTTCCAGAAGGGGAAGAAGTGA
- a CDS encoding carbohydrate ABC transporter permease: MERPTRIGQTAKAIAIVVVVLAVAYPLVGVIGTSFASQTDIIKSSGLVLWPDHPTLDAYRTIFTGGVVTRALIVSVGITVLGTLASLLVTVGMAYGLSRRDVTGSRFILMTALFTMLFNAGIIPNFLLVKGLGLYDTYAALVMPTLVSAFNLVVLRSFFMNLPEELYDAAKVDGAGDFRVLVRIVLPLSKAVLAVISLFYAVTYWNAFFNALLYLNDSDKWPLPMVLRTYVLQGQSLNAASAGEVLAPQQAVQMAVLVIAVVPILCVYPFLQRYFTKGVLTGAVKG; this comes from the coding sequence ATGGAACGGCCGACCCGCATCGGGCAGACCGCCAAGGCGATAGCCATCGTCGTGGTCGTCCTCGCCGTCGCCTACCCGCTGGTCGGCGTCATCGGCACGAGCTTCGCCTCGCAGACCGACATCATCAAGAGCTCCGGTCTCGTCCTGTGGCCGGACCACCCCACCCTGGACGCCTACCGCACCATCTTCACCGGCGGAGTCGTCACCCGCGCGCTGATCGTCTCCGTGGGCATCACGGTCCTCGGCACCCTCGCCAGCCTCCTGGTCACCGTCGGCATGGCGTACGGACTCTCCCGCCGCGACGTCACCGGCTCCCGCTTCATCCTGATGACGGCCCTGTTCACGATGCTCTTCAACGCGGGCATCATCCCGAACTTCCTGCTGGTCAAGGGGCTCGGCCTGTACGACACCTACGCGGCGCTCGTCATGCCCACCCTGGTCAGCGCGTTCAACCTGGTCGTCCTGCGCTCCTTCTTCATGAACCTGCCCGAGGAGCTGTACGACGCGGCGAAGGTCGACGGCGCGGGCGACTTCCGAGTGCTGGTGCGGATCGTCCTGCCGCTGTCCAAGGCCGTCCTCGCCGTGATCAGCCTCTTCTACGCGGTGACGTACTGGAACGCCTTCTTCAACGCGCTCCTGTACCTCAACGACTCCGACAAATGGCCGCTGCCGATGGTGCTGCGCACCTACGTGCTCCAGGGCCAGAGCCTGAACGCCGCCTCCGCCGGCGAGGTGCTCGCCCCGCAGCAGGCCGTGCAGATGGCGGTCCTGGTGATCGCCGTCGTACCGATCCTCTGCGTCTACCCGTTCCTCCAGCGCTACTTCACCAAGGGCGTGCTCACCGGCGCCGTCAAGGGCTGA